The Tripterygium wilfordii isolate XIE 37 chromosome 21, ASM1340144v1, whole genome shotgun sequence genome segment AAAGTGAAAATGAAAAAACCCATTACTAGGCAACAACAAAACACTGTTCTAAATAGTCTAAAGACTAGTCAATATATTCAACTTTGAAACTCTGTAATACATCTTCACCACAAATCTTTACAAAAAACAATTTATTATACAGTTCTcatgaataattaattattatatttaggAACACAAATTTGAATGCACCTAATGCTGCAATCTCTCCAAACCTATTTCCTTTTGGTAGGCACAGTTTCGGCTTGATAAGTACAGAACAGCTCTTTTTCCCCATGACTTCCTGGCATCATCTATTTTCTATGAAGATTCATAGATTTGTATTGTGAAGAGCCTCTGGTTCTTACATAGATGGAAGGTGCAAGAATGTATCGAACTGAGACTATAGGAGCATCGTGATGACCACCGACGAGGTAAAGAGCAAATAATATATCAAATCTTCATTGTAGAGACCTGTGTGACAAGAAAAATGTAAAGTCAAGGAGATGCAGTCCGTCAGTGCAAATTCTAGTTAGTTTTGATCCACAACAAGCAAATCTAAGAAGAATAACTCTCCACTCGTTCGCTTATCTGACTCTTACTTTCTTCATTTATATGTTATCAATGTTCAATCGCTATATTTAGCATTAACCGACGTTTGTTCCATGAAAGTCTTGGGTTTATACCAACAAATTTCACATGGGTTTTCATAAATTTTAGTTACTAACACAGGATGATTAATCTATGATGAGGAAAAACCAGTATGCACAACCTCGTAAGCTTACCATTTTGACCAGATGCTGCTGCGGGAAGCGCAGGTATTTTGACCTCTGCAAATCCAGAAAGCAAGTGACAATTATTAAATACAGTAAGTATTAAAATACGAATTCAGATAGCAGCAACTCACTTGCAAAGAAAAGGGAAACCATTTTGGAATTACATGGATATAAAACTTTTTTTCCAATTGTAAATACAAATTCAGATAGCAGCAACTCACTTGCAAAGAAAAGGGAAACCATTTTGGAATTACATGGATATAAAACTTTTTTTCCAATTGTTAAACGGGGATGGGGGTTATAAACTTATAATGGCAGGCTTGAGTCAGCAGTTCCTCACTAGCATTTAGAATTAACAAATTGATATTCAAAAACTTACTTTTATTGCATGATGACGCTGATAATTGAGATGAAGAGGGCCATGGTGCTGGAATATTGTCATTGAGATCACAAATGAAGCTGATCCCGGTAAACTCGTCCAAGGTTGCATCTGAAGGCAAACTAGGCAGAAGGCATCCAGACTCTAATCCAAAAATTCAGACAGAGCAATGATAGCTAAATTCAATCTATccgaaagaaacaaaaaatgcaaTATTACAAAAATGAAGTACGCAAATTACCTTGTTTGACTGACGAATTCAAATTTCAACACCATCGTCGCATCACATTGAAAAGACAAAGGAACATATGTTTGTATTAGTAGTAGTATTAGCAATGAATAAGTTCAAAAGAAATCCAATAGCACTTTGCTAATTGAAAAGGTCACCGAGAGAGGTAGGAGGAAGAGAGGAGCATAAGAAGAATCAATAATAATTTTGGAAAACTGGGGAAAATGTAGGAAAACAGGACCTAGACATACCTTGGAGAGAGAAATCCTTGAGACTTAAATGACAAAGGCTAAAAATATTTCTCGTAATGTTTGACTTCTGTAACTTCATTCCTAATGTTGTAGCACAATCCAAAGCTTGCAAATTGGTTATAAGGCTCTGCTTCTGCAGGTGAGCCACATAACTCTCCATGGCACCACAGCACATTGTTGTGTTACTTATGTCATTTTTGCAGCCTTTTTCTACGTGTTTCATGTCGGGGAAAGCTAGAGGGCAAACTGAAGCAGAAAGAACAATTGAaaactaagaaaacaaaataataaccaATGAGGCCAACACCTGAAGGGACTGGGAAGTGGCATCACTGATACATTCAAAAGACGGGAAAATGATGATCAAGCATATACTTGGTTGctaagaaaaaatgaaaagagtaATCCACCACCAAGGATTGAAGGTATTACTCCCAATGAGCACGAAAGTCTACCACTTTCAGCTAAAAATGTCCATGAATGAATAGAACTGATGAGCAACAaagcaaattcaaaaaattatttttaatgcaGGCCAAGCACGAAGTACAGTTCAAAACTTGGCATCTTACTAAAGTTGGTCCGTTGCAAATTGAGTACCCTAGGTTCGATCGTACATCAGCCCCCCTCAGCTTCACAGTCACGTCTTGTGCATTGTATTTGACTTTTAGGCCCCCACAAAGTGACATCAGAATGTCAATAGTCAAACCATGCTAAAATCAATACCATATGCTTATGATCCCTAGATATATAAATTGAAATCCCTGGAAGGGTCTCGTAAgagccaaagcatcaaaacaaCAACCCACCGACTAGAAAGCAATGGTCGAAAAGGACCTGCGCACATATCAATCTGTTTTCATCCATGTTTAACTTTTAAACGAACCTCTATTAATATTGCAATTTGATAATCCTCTGAGAACTTCTTTGGCATGCGAAGGATTGAGTTTGCTTGCCAGCCAACGAAGGACAATACTTCTACAATCGTCCACCTTAGTCGAGTGCTCAGGTAACACTTGAGATCCATCCATGCCTAACAAGCGATAATCCTGCATTGCAATTTTTGTAGCTGCTTCTGCTATGGCATCCTGACAAATTCGGTCACAACATTCTTTCACTGGATCAATCTTCTTGCAGGCAGCAAGCAGCTTCGAAGTATTTACATTGTTCTCAAACTCATTAACATCTTTTACTTGGCAAGAGCCTTCGGTGAGGTTTGTTGGAAGAATTGAACACATCTCCCCAAGATTTTCGGCCCCACCCTGGCCCGCCAAGATCTGCTCAATATCAGAAATGCAATGCTTGGAAAGGGTTTCATTTAAAGAAAGCATATTGGTCTCTTTACTGGATTGACCAATAAGAATAGCAAGAGTGGCTTCTAACTGTGGACAACATATAACATTAGCCAGCATTGGTGCAAATATGGACCAGCAATCAATTGCAGTTATGCTCATCAAACTTTCAGCAGCACTGAAGTTTAACACACACAGCCCTGTCAAAGAAGAACCAAACCAAATGAAAAACATAACCATATATGTCAAGCCAAATTCTTCTACAAATTTTAATATAGCTGAACAAGAGAAATTAACCTGATAGTTTCGGGACAGTACGGTTTGTGAAAGGTGTCAATGGGGAAGGagcaagaagaggaagaaagggCTCAATAGCCCCAGTTGGGGAGATATCAGGAGAGGCACCATCTGAATCTGTTAATGCAGAATCTTTAAGGTAATTCAACTGGCTGCCATAAGATTTTTGCAAACCTGCAAAGCAAGCATTGGTCTTTACAGAAAATGAAATAGgaaaatcataaaaattattGTATCCAGCAACATAATATGTTCATGGCACTATGTACTATGTAGAATAAAATTATATGCACCACTTCACTTGGGTACTATTTAGAGACAGCTGCGATGAGATAAGTTGCTATTGCCATTTGCACAATAAAATATCATCATATTATGTAAAAGAAAATGCAGCATAAGTAAATAAGAATTATGCATGCACTTTCACACGTAATTTTACCTATACAAGCATATTAACATAgactaagaaaagaaaaatgtttcaACACAAAAACCTCCAGATAACAATGAGGATGATAAACCCAAACCGCACCACGACATCCCCAACCATGTAAAAACCATTTTAGCAGCAAATGGATGATGAAAATTCCAGTTTAAAATAGGTTTTGAAAATCATTCAGAAAGTTGAAATGCCTCTTCCAAAGTCCTTGCTATATGATTCCATGTAAAAAGTTAAAGAACACAACCAAAGAGAACGTGGGTGGAAATAATCGACGAAAACGATATCATAGAATTGAGATTTACTGTTTGGAGAAAAGATTGACAAACTTTAACTCAGAGAAAAGTTCCCAGCCTTACATCAAAGGCAACTGCCAACAAGACGTGAAAAAGCCACCGTGTCCATTCACTCATGAGCAGATTCTTTGTAAAACAAGTATGAAACTCACTATACGTATTCAAACCTTTTGAAGTTGGAAACCAAAGTACAAATTAATCATATGCAATCAGCCAATCACTCAGAATCCTTCTTCTCTAGATATTATTTCCACAAAAGCTACTTCATTAGACATCTATATTAATTACACAAAAGCGACTTCATTAGACAGCAGTCCACGTTAGACAGTAATCGATACTCACAATGGCAGCTCTAATGAATCACATCTCTACTGACATTAAAGATTTAACACTTTTGTTATGGAAAAAGGCAATGCAAATATGTTGTTAATTATCTTAACTAGCAGGATCATCCATTAAACTCAAAAACCTAGCCCCATCAAATCCTTGTCGTTTATTTTATAGgtagaagaaaagaaattctAAACAAGGAATAGCCCCATCCCGTGCTCAATACCAaagtcaaaagaaaagaaaaaaaagtaaacacaTACTACTCCTGCCAATAACTATAATGTCAAAATTGCAAGAGACAGAATGCAAGGGAAATTAGGTCAATGAGCCAGAATGAAGATAAAGAACTAAGGCTCAAGGGGTTATTAACGATGCAACTGTAAAATCCTAGAAAACCCAATTTCCGAAAGACACTATACAACTAAAATATTTACATTCAGATCCTTCCACCATAGGGGTTTTCGCAATTTCACAATGACCAGGCTCAGACAACTCATAGATCATGGTAAAACCCAGAAGAAACAGCCATTAGGTGAAGAATGCTTACATAGGAACAGCAAAAACAGCTTCAAGAAACCCATTTTGAGCTTCAGCATAAAAGGCATCCTCTTGTTCATGCCTTCATTAAACAACTCCCAAACCAGAGGCAAAAACCCTGATTACAGGATTTACAGctgcaaataataataataaaaaacagaaGAGTGCAAAGAAGATACTGTTCAACAAATCTCTGAGTCGAATTTTTCAGAATGGTGAGCATGTAACAAGAGCAGAGAAAATAAAACGGTTGAGAGAGAAGGGGGCCATGAGTGAATGAGCTTCAAGAGATGTAGGGACTGGAGAAGCACCACCaatagctctctctctctctctctctctctctctctctctctgagtaAAGAAAGAGAGGGGGGAGTGGACCCCATAGATACATAAAACTGAGTTATAAACAGCACCAGTGCATTAAAAGCCATCTATGccatttttttcttccatttcataCTTTCGCCACTTCGTATCCGCCTGACTTCTGCTTCTTAGAGACATGTGGATCCGCGAGAAGCATGTGGATGGGCCACTTGCCAACTATAAGCAGTCATGGGCCATAGAATAGGAACATCATAGCCCAATTATATCAGACTACTCCAATTGATGATCAAGACCCGTAACTAATATTTGGATCTGGGTCTCATCAATGTGTTCGGCCCATAACGGGTCTGTTTGGGAGTGTCGTCAACTGCGGTGCTGTGAGTCATAAAACTGTGGTCCTGTGAGGTGGGTttaaacgcaaaaagctgtttggcgcatcacttttaaaactatggtgtcgtgttgtgaggtgcgtttggtgtatctaaattacggttatattagatgactaataatattaatataaaatcacttaatgtttatattgtacattaatctaaaataaaataattgacctaatttgattacgtaggacaattcaacatatattataagcgtttgggagtgctgtgaggtgttctgaggtaaaaagctgtggtactgtgaggtgagttggaacgcaaaagttgtttggcgtatcataaaaaactgtggtgcggtgcaactgaacgcagtgcgaacgcactgccaaacacccacaacaTCTGGAATTCTCTGCCAGGCAAGGCCACCTCTCACCAATACGTTCGACACTCCATTTCCAACCCAAGTTTACGTAATATTTGATTTGTGATTGATTTCTCTCTAACGCAAGTTTCTACAAATTGTAGAGAACCATGAGTGGTATGATATCTCATAAAGGTCTCGAATTCGAGTCTCTCCATCCCCTTCCGGTTATCACTGAAAAATTGTCTTCGAGTTTGTCCGCAATGGAACCTTGCAGGAGAAGCTTCGTGGAAGCGATTCCGATTCCACTTCAAACTTCCTGCTGTCGTGTAGAAGACGCATGACCATAGCCTACCAGCTTGGACAGGCAATTGAGTGCCTTCACGAGAAATGCAATCCCCAAATTAATGGGTTTTCAATTCATGAATGTATATGTATGGACATGGGCCGCATTAAGGGAGTTCAGCCCAACCCAATGCCACCTGCTTTTCTAGATAGGGCTATTGAGGCCCAAGTTACTAATTATTTTTCTGATTGGCTGATATTAATTGTCTAAATTTGCTTGATTTGACCGATCAACATTGACCTCCAAATACAAGAGTATTAACAAACGTGGTAAAATAGAAGATACCCAACAATTACGACAAGGATTTTTCTCTGAATTATTCTTGTAGACGAATGAATCGAACATTGAActtcaaaatacaaaaaataaacaaacttctTACATTAattaccaaaagaaaataaataaataaataaaaataaacatctAAAATCCTAATAATTTATGATCTATATTCACAAATGATGAATGAAAAGGTAAAACTAGTAATTATTCTTGATAAACTAATTAACCTCTGGAATGCTCTGTAAAGCTGGTTTCCAAGACCTTTGTC includes the following:
- the LOC119989932 gene encoding uncharacterized GPI-anchored protein At1g61900-like, which encodes MNKRMPFMLKLKMGFLKLFLLFLCLQKSYGSQLNYLKDSALTDSDGASPDISPTGAIEPFLPLLAPSPLTPFTNRTVPKLSGLCVLNFSAAESLMSITAIDCWSIFAPMLANVICCPQLEATLAILIGQSSKETNMLSLNETLSKHCISDIEQILAGQGGAENLGEMCSILPTNLTEGSCQVKDVNEFENNVNTSKLLAACKKIDPVKECCDRICQDAIAEAATKIAMQDYRLLGMDGSQVLPEHSTKVDDCRSIVLRWLASKLNPSHAKEVLRGLSNCNINRVCPLAFPDMKHVEKGCKNDISNTTMCCGAMESYVAHLQKQSLITNLQALDCATTLGMKLQKSNITRNIFSLCHLSLKDFSLQVKQESGCLLPSLPSDATLDEFTGISFICDLNDNIPAPWPSSSQLSASSCNKKVKIPALPAAASGQNGLYNEDLIYYLLFTSSVVITMLL